From the genome of Muricauda sp. SCSIO 64092, one region includes:
- a CDS encoding polysaccharide lyase family 7 protein, whose product MRHLRKETVSFILITFLSVNAICQEKANSVAESDIKVEKRKKKKKKYRLPKVDLRHWSVTIPEGNGKGKALTVQPPAILDYATNEALKPYMYNDSVAGALVFHAYPSNSTTANTKYSRSELREQMVSGDNNTNWTFAQGGHLKAKMAMGEVSKGKDGKYHKVIIAQIHGRLTNEQRELIGQKDNNAPPILKIYWQEGKIRVKTKVLKYAGVDQVGILHKEAWVDDEGRTFEEEVGFRKFLIGVNVTDGKMVVSLNKNEFFVYDDISIRKWGIFENYFKAGNYLQTRDEGAFAKVRIYELDVEH is encoded by the coding sequence ATGAGACACCTCCGAAAAGAAACGGTAAGTTTTATACTAATCACATTTCTATCTGTTAACGCTATTTGTCAGGAAAAGGCAAATAGCGTTGCAGAATCGGATATAAAAGTTGAGAAGCGTAAGAAGAAAAAAAAGAAGTATCGCCTGCCAAAAGTTGATTTAAGGCATTGGAGCGTCACCATTCCGGAAGGTAATGGAAAAGGGAAGGCCTTAACCGTTCAACCACCCGCTATATTGGACTATGCCACCAATGAGGCCCTTAAGCCCTATATGTATAATGATTCTGTGGCGGGAGCCCTTGTTTTTCATGCATATCCGTCAAATTCAACAACCGCGAATACAAAGTATTCGAGATCGGAACTTAGGGAACAAATGGTTTCCGGTGACAACAACACAAACTGGACATTTGCCCAGGGAGGCCATTTAAAAGCCAAGATGGCCATGGGGGAGGTTTCCAAAGGGAAAGATGGAAAATATCATAAAGTGATCATTGCCCAAATCCATGGAAGGCTTACTAACGAACAACGGGAGTTGATCGGACAAAAAGACAATAATGCGCCACCCATCCTTAAGATTTATTGGCAGGAGGGTAAGATACGCGTGAAGACCAAAGTGCTAAAATATGCAGGTGTCGACCAAGTCGGAATATTGCACAAAGAAGCTTGGGTGGATGATGAGGGGAGAACCTTTGAGGAGGAAGTTGGTTTTAGAAAGTTTCTGATAGGGGTAAACGTTACGGACGGCAAAATGGTGGTCTCTTTAAATAAAAATGAGTTTTTTGTTTATGATGACATCAGTATAAGAAAGTGGGGCATTTTTGAGAATTACTTTAAGGCCGGCAATTATCTTCAGACTAGGGACGAAGGTGCTTTTGCCAAAGTAAGGATTTATGAACTGGATGTTGAACATTAA
- a CDS encoding polysaccharide lyase family 7 protein, whose translation MKSIFWFMGLLVTLASCQSCDSQEEVHEEIHEEIGAEEGTPTGTEEETSEPTYVLPEIDLNHWKVTLPIGRDGRPIEVEPPEILAYATNETLKPFMYNDSIAGALVFHTYPGATTPNSSRSRTELREQMEPGSNSVNWTFSQGGRLKGRLEMEAISQDLDNDYHRTIIMQIHGRLTNAQRDLIGQKDNNAPPMLKIYWQDGKVRVKAKVLKNPNVSDTEVLYTDAWTDDDGFNFNEEVGFNPFSLEVLVSDGRMEVILNDSEAVVYEDDNIKKWGIFENYFKAGNYLQTSDAGAYATVKFYELEVSH comes from the coding sequence ATGAAATCCATTTTTTGGTTTATGGGCTTGCTGGTCACTTTGGCCTCTTGTCAAAGTTGTGATTCCCAAGAAGAGGTTCACGAGGAAATCCATGAAGAAATAGGTGCTGAAGAAGGGACACCCACCGGTACTGAGGAGGAGACCAGCGAACCTACATACGTACTGCCGGAAATCGATTTAAACCATTGGAAGGTGACACTTCCCATAGGAAGGGATGGTAGACCCATTGAGGTGGAACCACCAGAAATATTGGCGTACGCCACAAACGAAACCTTGAAACCGTTCATGTACAATGATTCCATAGCGGGGGCGTTGGTGTTCCATACCTATCCAGGAGCCACCACCCCAAACTCCTCCAGGTCCAGAACGGAACTTAGGGAACAGATGGAACCGGGCAGCAACTCGGTCAATTGGACCTTTTCCCAAGGCGGTAGACTTAAAGGAAGATTGGAAATGGAGGCCATTTCACAGGATTTGGATAATGACTACCATAGGACCATTATTATGCAGATTCATGGACGTTTGACCAACGCCCAACGGGATCTGATCGGGCAGAAGGACAACAATGCCCCACCCATGCTCAAAATATACTGGCAGGATGGGAAGGTTAGGGTAAAGGCCAAGGTTCTTAAAAATCCCAATGTTTCGGATACGGAAGTATTGTATACGGATGCATGGACAGATGATGATGGCTTTAATTTCAATGAAGAAGTGGGTTTTAATCCATTTTCATTGGAAGTGCTGGTTTCTGACGGTAGAATGGAGGTGATATTGAATGATTCTGAAGCAGTGGTCTATGAGGATGACAATATAAAGAAGTGGGGCATTTTTGAAAACTACTTTAAAGCGGGGAATTATTTGCAAACCAGTGATGCAGGAGCCTATGCAACGGTCAAATTTTATGAACTTGAGGTTTCCCATTGA
- a CDS encoding SusC/RagA family TonB-linked outer membrane protein, translating to MSLRTKLFLVGLVLSTIQLFAQQTFTVSGTVTDVNNTPVPGVNVIVVNTTRGVQTDFDGNYTVEVASGEALRFSYIGYTTQTVEITDQQTLDIVLQEDSQKLDEVVVIGYGTLKKSSLTGAVAKVEGGEIAAIQASRVDEALGGKLSGVLIQNQDGAPGADPKIQIRAASSVNGNADPLIVVDGYPISGSLATVNPNDIESLEVLKDAASAAIYGSRGANGVILVTTKKGRQGKASFSYNTYFSTSSRYLRDNIRTTAGDYAEIARANIADGTFNVSDLDPAIVEYRLNGFANSPDVVGVEDWFFRNGYSMNHDFSMSGGTEDVNYFASVGYLNTEGVAITQGFERANARLNIDAKLGDKFKTGISFNGFVSNRDIVGHDMRDLLRAYSVHPIYHTEASIAFVQELNAQAVALGLAPFDNGYRAGEDAPFNNSIFTLEPGMTAQDWHYGRVGNGIGGSGDAGPATKLDNTDRYQKTYFGNLSSYLQYSIFDGLNIKTVFGADMRDTQNYFWRGLEFDSRARSTETALDQSDTKRSSILSETTLNFAKTIGKHDISAVAGIEFQNLYTRATVIEATNVPFSDIINYNIFENQADIQTEEVDETISRRSVFGRVNYTYDNRYLFSASLRRDGDSRFGANNKFETFPALSVGWNVHNESFYKSDLLSLLKLRFSTGSLGTTSDLGAYDALSLLNPAPTAFGLGFLIPENVANENLTWQTNTETNYGVDLGFLKNRIRFSMDYYTSDIEDILINQSVSEVLGTPSIRLNAGDVRSSGLEFELSTSVIQKQDFTLDIGANLSTVDTEITDLNGLNELPQQIYGQSGRGPVFRNYIGGQIGEMWGIETTGEVEMEYLSNPIEFPDQQSGWSYAVDQNGDGVIDRTRTVEEGGDLVKIGQNTPDFYWGLNGNMSYKVFDMSFQFQGAQGGEVYNIDPLYYGSQWGRALRQEFDADADGLADNNGLPYVRNRDQTDAVIQDASYIALRNLTLGYTINSDWMNKTGLNSARIYVAATNLLYLWGDDYTSFNPEGVETTNDDYAGPTTYGVQVGASPIVRSFTLGLNVNF from the coding sequence ATGAGCTTAAGAACTAAACTTTTTTTAGTTGGATTGGTACTTAGTACTATCCAGCTATTTGCACAACAAACCTTTACCGTTTCGGGAACGGTAACGGACGTAAACAACACCCCTGTCCCAGGGGTCAATGTTATTGTGGTGAACACCACTCGCGGTGTTCAGACCGACTTTGATGGAAATTATACGGTTGAAGTAGCTTCTGGAGAAGCCCTGCGCTTTTCATATATAGGCTATACTACACAAACCGTGGAAATCACAGATCAACAAACCTTGGACATTGTGCTGCAAGAAGATTCGCAAAAATTGGACGAGGTAGTGGTCATTGGTTATGGTACCCTAAAAAAATCCTCTTTAACGGGTGCTGTTGCCAAAGTAGAAGGTGGTGAAATTGCAGCAATCCAGGCGAGCCGTGTGGATGAGGCATTGGGCGGTAAGTTGTCCGGGGTATTAATCCAAAATCAAGATGGGGCACCAGGTGCCGATCCCAAGATCCAAATCAGGGCGGCATCGTCGGTTAATGGCAATGCAGATCCCCTGATTGTTGTGGATGGATATCCCATTTCAGGAAGTTTGGCAACGGTCAACCCCAATGATATCGAAAGTTTGGAGGTATTAAAGGATGCTGCCTCGGCCGCTATTTATGGATCCAGGGGGGCAAATGGGGTTATTTTGGTGACGACTAAAAAAGGAAGACAAGGTAAAGCCAGTTTTAGTTACAATACTTACTTCAGCACTTCCAGTAGATACCTCAGGGACAATATAAGGACGACCGCTGGTGATTATGCGGAAATTGCACGAGCAAATATTGCAGATGGTACATTTAATGTGTCGGATTTGGATCCTGCAATTGTGGAATATAGACTTAATGGGTTTGCAAATTCACCTGATGTTGTAGGGGTTGAGGATTGGTTTTTCCGAAATGGCTATAGTATGAACCATGATTTTAGTATGAGTGGTGGCACCGAGGACGTGAATTATTTTGCCTCTGTGGGTTATTTAAATACGGAAGGGGTTGCAATTACCCAAGGTTTTGAAAGGGCAAATGCACGTTTGAATATTGATGCAAAACTGGGGGACAAGTTCAAAACAGGAATAAGTTTCAATGGGTTTGTGTCCAATAGGGATATCGTAGGGCATGACATGCGGGATCTCTTAAGAGCGTATAGTGTACACCCTATCTACCATACAGAAGCATCCATTGCATTCGTACAGGAACTGAATGCTCAAGCAGTGGCATTGGGATTGGCCCCATTTGACAATGGGTATAGGGCTGGTGAAGATGCACCCTTCAACAATAGTATCTTTACATTGGAACCAGGGATGACGGCCCAAGACTGGCATTACGGAAGAGTTGGTAACGGTATTGGAGGGTCTGGCGATGCCGGTCCTGCAACAAAACTTGACAATACGGATCGATATCAAAAAACCTATTTTGGAAACCTCTCTTCATATTTGCAATACAGCATTTTTGATGGCCTTAACATTAAAACTGTTTTCGGTGCTGATATGAGGGATACCCAGAATTATTTCTGGAGAGGACTGGAATTTGATTCCAGGGCCCGTTCAACAGAGACCGCCTTAGATCAAAGCGATACAAAAAGATCTTCCATATTAAGTGAAACGACCCTGAATTTTGCAAAAACAATAGGGAAACATGATATATCTGCGGTGGCAGGAATTGAATTCCAAAACCTTTACACAAGAGCAACGGTAATAGAAGCTACCAATGTACCGTTTAGTGATATTATTAACTATAATATTTTTGAAAACCAAGCCGATATTCAGACTGAGGAGGTAGACGAGACCATTTCAAGAAGAAGTGTCTTCGGAAGGGTTAACTATACCTATGACAATCGCTATTTGTTTTCGGCATCGTTGCGAAGGGATGGCGATTCCCGTTTCGGGGCCAATAATAAATTTGAAACTTTCCCAGCACTTTCCGTGGGTTGGAACGTGCATAACGAATCGTTTTACAAATCAGACCTGTTGAGTTTATTAAAACTAAGGTTCAGTACCGGCTCTTTAGGGACTACCTCTGACTTGGGGGCCTATGATGCATTGAGTCTTTTAAACCCTGCACCAACAGCTTTTGGTCTTGGATTTTTAATTCCAGAGAATGTGGCCAACGAGAACTTAACGTGGCAAACCAATACAGAGACCAACTATGGTGTGGATTTAGGGTTTCTAAAAAACCGTATTCGATTCAGTATGGATTACTATACCTCGGATATTGAAGATATCTTGATCAATCAAAGTGTTTCAGAAGTTCTCGGCACTCCTTCCATTCGGTTGAATGCAGGAGATGTGAGAAGTTCTGGATTGGAATTTGAGCTATCTACAAGCGTAATCCAAAAACAAGATTTCACTTTGGATATTGGGGCCAACCTATCTACGGTTGATACCGAAATTACAGATTTAAATGGTTTGAACGAATTACCTCAGCAAATATATGGGCAAAGCGGGAGAGGCCCCGTATTTAGAAATTACATTGGTGGGCAAATTGGTGAGATGTGGGGAATAGAAACTACAGGGGAAGTAGAGATGGAATATCTTTCCAATCCGATAGAATTTCCTGACCAACAGAGTGGCTGGAGCTATGCGGTCGACCAAAACGGTGATGGGGTGATCGATAGAACAAGGACGGTTGAAGAAGGTGGGGATTTGGTCAAAATAGGGCAAAACACACCGGATTTTTACTGGGGTTTAAATGGCAATATGAGCTATAAAGTTTTTGATATGTCCTTTCAATTCCAAGGAGCCCAGGGAGGGGAGGTGTACAATATTGATCCCTTATACTACGGTTCCCAATGGGGTCGAGCTTTGCGCCAAGAGTTTGATGCTGATGCTGATGGTCTAGCAGATAATAACGGACTGCCCTATGTTAGAAATAGAGACCAAACCGATGCAGTAATTCAAGACGCATCTTATATAGCCTTGAGAAACCTGACTTTGGGATATACCATTAATTCGGATTGGATGAACAAAACAGGGTTGAATTCAGCTAGGATTTATGTAGCCGCCACAAACCTGTTGTATTTATGGGGCGATGATTACACTTCTTTTAATCCAGAAGGAGTGGAGACGACAAATGATGACTACGCCGGTCCAACAACCTATGGGGTGCAAGTAGGGGCAAGCCCTATTGTGAGAAGTTTTACGCTTGGGTTAAATGTTAATTTTTAA
- a CDS encoding RagB/SusD family nutrient uptake outer membrane protein translates to MKTVYTFLLGSLLLITACDNDLDQVPPINATSDSLKDFTGVLNAAYFYQIGAATPMAVMGDFRADNAFMFEAPFTEFDEFDADLPVMEDQFFGPFYTAMYRSILSTNNVIENSSNATQIGEAKFLRALSYFKLVQVFGDVPVNLLAAPPVDDTSIFARQPASDVYDNVIIPDLQDAISALDNSEIANDRASQIAAQSLLGKVYVHRGDFSSAETHLAAVVNGAIAADVNLQDSFNEIFGAANEGDDNKEIIFATKISSSVEDEYSFSEFWSWSGGLDTKSLEPLDTDLIAAFDASPGDLRRAVTIDETLLASPKFPQVNGPEHDWIEIRLADVILLYSEALNENGNTAGALTELNKIRTRAGLANSTATTQAQVRQAIQDERRLELAFEGHRWFDLVRTSTVDAEMGQTINSDYHLFPVPISEILATGGVITQNPGY, encoded by the coding sequence ATGAAAACAGTATATACATTTTTATTGGGATCATTGTTGTTGATAACAGCATGTGATAATGATTTGGATCAGGTGCCGCCTATAAATGCTACTTCAGATTCTTTGAAAGATTTTACGGGGGTTTTGAATGCGGCCTATTTCTATCAAATTGGTGCAGCTACGCCAATGGCCGTAATGGGGGACTTTAGGGCAGATAATGCTTTTATGTTTGAAGCTCCATTTACAGAATTTGATGAGTTTGACGCTGATTTACCAGTGATGGAAGACCAATTTTTTGGCCCATTCTATACTGCCATGTATAGATCCATATTGAGCACGAACAATGTAATCGAAAATTCTTCAAACGCTACCCAAATTGGCGAAGCCAAATTTTTAAGGGCCTTGTCTTATTTTAAACTAGTACAGGTATTTGGTGATGTGCCCGTAAACCTGTTGGCTGCCCCGCCCGTGGACGATACGTCTATTTTTGCAAGGCAACCCGCATCAGATGTTTACGACAACGTAATTATTCCTGACTTACAAGATGCCATTTCAGCTTTGGATAATTCTGAAATAGCAAATGACAGGGCTTCTCAAATAGCAGCACAAAGTTTGTTGGGTAAAGTATATGTGCATAGGGGGGATTTTAGCAGTGCGGAAACACATCTGGCCGCTGTTGTCAATGGAGCTATAGCTGCCGACGTTAATTTGCAAGACAGCTTCAATGAAATTTTCGGCGCGGCAAATGAAGGGGATGACAATAAGGAAATCATATTTGCAACCAAAATATCGAGTTCTGTTGAAGATGAATATAGTTTCTCGGAGTTTTGGTCCTGGTCTGGAGGTCTTGACACCAAATCATTAGAGCCTTTGGACACGGATTTAATTGCGGCTTTTGACGCCAGTCCAGGAGATTTAAGACGGGCGGTAACCATTGACGAAACGCTTCTGGCTTCTCCAAAATTTCCTCAAGTAAATGGTCCTGAGCATGACTGGATAGAAATACGATTGGCCGATGTTATTCTCTTGTATTCAGAAGCATTGAATGAAAACGGAAATACAGCAGGAGCTTTGACCGAATTAAATAAGATTAGAACAAGGGCAGGTCTGGCAAATTCAACTGCAACAACGCAGGCCCAGGTTAGGCAAGCCATTCAGGATGAAAGAAGATTGGAGTTGGCCTTTGAAGGACATCGATGGTTTGATTTGGTCAGAACAAGTACCGTGGATGCTGAAATGGGACAGACCATAAACAGTGATTATCATTTGTTTCCCGTTCCAATCTCGGAAATACTTGCGACTGGTGGAGTAATTACCCAGAATCCTGGGTATTAA
- a CDS encoding FadR/GntR family transcriptional regulator, translating to MKVEILTKNDSNRNIQQGIISKLRDYIEYKNLEPGDKLPSERMLSERFQVSRSSIREAIQKLEFFGILKSRPQSGTFIANIGRVAMSGMLDEILRLEDPDFKSLVETRILLELKTVRLASLRRTEQDLEKMRAALDAYTAKVLNGEKAVEEDLLFHLAIAQASKNSTMNTFMLIITPEIITNFEKYHVCDANLSFNGIQEHEDIYEAIKDQDPQKAKEKMKAHFKVLYQYCYNVKE from the coding sequence ATGAAAGTAGAAATTTTAACCAAAAACGATAGCAATAGAAATATCCAACAGGGAATTATTTCCAAGCTCAGGGATTATATCGAATACAAAAACCTTGAGCCAGGGGACAAATTGCCTTCGGAACGTATGTTGTCCGAACGATTTCAAGTGAGTCGCAGCAGTATAAGGGAAGCCATTCAGAAATTGGAATTCTTCGGAATACTTAAATCCCGACCTCAAAGTGGAACCTTTATTGCAAATATTGGTAGGGTGGCGATGAGTGGTATGTTGGACGAAATCCTTCGCCTGGAGGATCCGGATTTTAAATCGCTTGTGGAGACCAGAATTCTGCTCGAACTAAAAACGGTGCGTTTGGCATCCCTAAGAAGGACCGAGCAGGATTTGGAAAAAATGCGGGCGGCTTTGGATGCCTATACGGCCAAGGTGTTAAATGGGGAAAAGGCCGTGGAAGAGGATTTATTGTTTCATTTGGCCATTGCACAGGCAAGCAAGAACAGTACCATGAATACGTTCATGCTGATCATAACACCGGAGATCATCACCAATTTCGAAAAATACCATGTCTGTGATGCCAATTTGTCCTTTAATGGAATACAGGAGCATGAGGACATTTACGAGGCCATTAAAGATCAGGACCCACAAAAGGCAAAAGAAAAAATGAAAGCACATTTTAAGGTGCTATATCAATATTGTTACAACGTAAAAGAATAG
- a CDS encoding MFS transporter: MKVKGLRWIIIGLIFIATVINYIDRSALGIMWGGLDKEGTIAHSLNLTKEDYALILNIFMVAYALGQLFSGKLFDKVGTRIGYVISIGVWGLSSFLHSTVRGLLSIAIFRSTLGLSEAGNWPGAVKSNAEWFPIKERAIAQGLFNAGASIGSVIAPLLIASLFVAYGWRITFMVVGSFGLVWIIPWLLINKAGPKKHPWITQEEQKFIVEGQSEADQKATEGTKGKSLKEILSYKESWAVVVGRFFLEPIWWLFVGWMPIYLFDVYGFNVKEVGMFLWVPYVGAAIGSIAGGFVSGKIIAKTNSIDKGRKTTILIGGIIMLLGLIATVLIGDTAEKFVAIVFLVLFGFQFAISNVQTLPSDFFSGKSVGSLAGLGGMIGVFSVIVMNFLVPLVVDRFSYTPIFIAIAIFVPLGVAAIYFFAKKIQSVEN, translated from the coding sequence ATGAAAGTCAAAGGTTTAAGGTGGATAATTATTGGGTTAATATTTATTGCCACAGTTATAAATTACATAGACAGAAGCGCACTGGGGATTATGTGGGGTGGGCTGGATAAAGAAGGGACCATAGCCCACTCCCTGAACTTAACCAAAGAGGATTATGCGTTAATTCTGAACATCTTTATGGTCGCTTACGCATTGGGCCAATTGTTTTCAGGAAAACTGTTTGATAAAGTTGGCACAAGAATAGGTTATGTGATCAGTATTGGGGTTTGGGGATTGTCCTCTTTCCTACATTCCACGGTAAGGGGGTTGCTCTCCATTGCAATTTTTAGGAGTACCCTGGGGTTATCGGAAGCAGGGAACTGGCCAGGGGCCGTAAAAAGTAATGCGGAGTGGTTCCCGATTAAAGAACGGGCCATTGCACAGGGATTGTTCAATGCAGGGGCATCCATTGGTTCCGTAATTGCACCACTGCTTATTGCATCCCTCTTTGTTGCCTACGGTTGGAGGATCACCTTCATGGTCGTTGGTTCTTTTGGACTTGTTTGGATCATTCCATGGTTGCTGATCAATAAGGCGGGACCTAAAAAACACCCCTGGATCACCCAGGAAGAACAAAAATTTATTGTTGAAGGACAAAGTGAGGCCGATCAAAAGGCCACGGAGGGTACCAAAGGGAAAAGTCTAAAGGAAATCCTTTCCTACAAGGAATCGTGGGCAGTGGTTGTGGGTCGCTTCTTTTTGGAGCCCATTTGGTGGCTGTTTGTAGGTTGGATGCCCATTTATTTGTTTGATGTCTATGGATTTAATGTCAAGGAAGTGGGGATGTTCCTATGGGTCCCTTATGTTGGGGCCGCTATTGGCAGTATCGCCGGGGGCTTTGTCTCCGGGAAGATCATCGCCAAAACTAATTCAATAGACAAGGGAAGAAAAACCACCATTCTTATTGGGGGTATCATTATGTTGTTGGGGCTTATAGCAACTGTCCTTATTGGGGATACTGCCGAAAAATTTGTGGCCATTGTATTTCTTGTCCTATTTGGATTCCAATTTGCCATCAGTAATGTACAAACGCTTCCCAGTGATTTCTTTAGTGGGAAATCCGTAGGATCATTGGCCGGATTAGGGGGAATGATAGGGGTGTTCTCCGTAATTGTAATGAATTTCCTGGTGCCTTTGGTTGTGGATAGATTTTCATATACACCGATTTTTATAGCGATTGCAATATTTGTTCCGCTCGGAGTAGCGGCCATCTATTTCTTCGCCAAAAAAATCCAATCAGTAGAAAACTAA
- a CDS encoding SDR family NAD(P)-dependent oxidoreductase yields the protein MSDLNGKVAMITGATGGIGFQVAKRLGKDGYTVILNGIEDEAGAQRVKELTAEGITAEYYGFDVTDEEAVTSNINAIGEKYGKMDALINNAGGLGGRSRFEEMTTEFYRGVMALNLDSTFFVSRAAIPFLKKGENASIINYTSIAGWNAGGPGAGIYGTSKAAVHAITRALAKDLAEYGIRVNAVSPGTIDTPFHTQIKSTKPEVFASWKNNILLGRLGQPEEVASVISFLVSDDAAFLTAETIQVGGGQGLGI from the coding sequence ATGAGTGATTTAAACGGAAAAGTTGCCATGATTACAGGTGCTACGGGAGGTATTGGCTTTCAAGTAGCGAAAAGGCTTGGTAAGGACGGATACACTGTAATTTTAAATGGTATAGAAGATGAAGCTGGGGCCCAAAGGGTAAAGGAACTGACCGCAGAAGGCATTACCGCCGAGTATTACGGTTTTGATGTTACCGATGAGGAAGCCGTGACTTCCAATATCAATGCCATTGGGGAAAAATACGGCAAGATGGACGCCCTCATCAATAATGCAGGAGGTTTGGGAGGAAGATCCCGATTTGAGGAAATGACCACTGAATTTTACCGGGGGGTCATGGCACTGAACCTTGATTCAACATTCTTTGTCTCCAGGGCAGCGATTCCTTTCCTTAAAAAGGGGGAAAATGCGTCAATTATCAATTATACCTCAATTGCCGGATGGAATGCCGGAGGGCCCGGTGCCGGTATTTATGGAACTTCCAAAGCCGCAGTACATGCCATTACCCGAGCATTGGCAAAAGACCTTGCTGAATATGGTATTCGGGTGAACGCAGTGTCACCGGGGACCATTGATACTCCTTTCCATACCCAGATCAAATCCACCAAACCGGAAGTTTTTGCTTCCTGGAAAAACAATATTTTATTGGGACGATTGGGACAGCCGGAAGAAGTGGCCTCCGTTATTTCCTTTTTGGTCAGTGATGATGCCGCTTTCTTGACCGCGGAAACAATCCAAGTAGGCGGTGGACAAGGTTTGGGAATCTAA
- a CDS encoding sugar kinase codes for MKKVVTFGEIMLRLAPPGFLRFSQTNTFDVIYGGGESNVAVSLANYGVPVDFVTRLPDNDIGHCALMEMRKRGVGTDKMIFGGNRLGIYFLETGAVSRGSKVVYDRAHSAMSEIEKGMIDWKSVFNGVEWFHWTGITPAISQGAADACLEAVQTASEMGVTISTDLNYRAKLWKYGGDREAIMSELTSYCDIVLGNEEDAEKHFGIQPEGLDITTQGEHVKAEAFLSVCQQMMKRFPRAKKVITTLRGSLSASHNTWAGVLYDGKTMYKSPEYQITHIVDRVGGGDSFMGGLIYGLLKYPEDDRNALNFAVAASCLKHTIKGDANLVTVPEVEKLMGGDASGRVAR; via the coding sequence ATGAAAAAAGTAGTCACTTTCGGGGAAATCATGCTTCGTTTGGCACCTCCGGGATTTTTAAGATTTTCACAGACCAATACCTTCGATGTCATCTATGGCGGCGGTGAATCCAATGTTGCCGTTTCTTTGGCCAATTATGGAGTGCCCGTGGATTTTGTGACCAGGCTGCCGGACAATGACATTGGCCATTGCGCCCTTATGGAAATGCGCAAAAGGGGCGTGGGTACCGATAAAATGATTTTTGGCGGGAACAGATTGGGCATTTATTTTCTGGAAACCGGAGCGGTGTCCAGGGGGAGTAAAGTGGTCTATGATCGTGCCCATTCCGCAATGTCCGAAATTGAAAAGGGGATGATTGACTGGAAATCGGTTTTTAATGGGGTCGAATGGTTCCATTGGACCGGGATCACACCGGCAATTTCACAGGGTGCGGCAGATGCCTGTTTGGAAGCGGTACAAACGGCCAGCGAAATGGGGGTGACCATTTCCACCGATTTAAACTATCGTGCCAAACTTTGGAAGTACGGAGGGGATAGGGAAGCGATCATGTCCGAACTGACTTCCTACTGCGATATTGTTTTGGGCAATGAGGAAGATGCAGAAAAACACTTTGGGATACAACCGGAAGGTCTGGACATTACCACCCAGGGCGAACATGTTAAAGCGGAAGCTTTTCTTTCGGTTTGCCAACAAATGATGAAGCGGTTTCCCAGGGCCAAAAAGGTGATCACCACATTAAGGGGCTCCCTGTCGGCATCCCATAACACATGGGCCGGAGTGCTTTATGATGGGAAGACCATGTACAAGTCCCCGGAATATCAAATCACCCATATTGTGGATCGTGTGGGCGGTGGAGACTCGTTTATGGGCGGGTTGATCTATGGATTGCTTAAATATCCTGAAGATGATCGGAACGCTTTGAATTTTGCTGTGGCGGCTTCCTGCCTAAAACATACCATTAAGGGGGATGCCAATTTGGTCACGGTGCCGGAAGTTGAAAAATTAATGGGTGGCGACGCCTCCGGAAGGGTAGCTAGATAA